A DNA window from Paraclostridium bifermentans contains the following coding sequences:
- a CDS encoding DEAD/DEAH box helicase has product MNIVKFDDLPINENIKKAVLEMGFEEPSPIQVQAIPKIITGVDIIGQAQTGTGKTAAFSIPILDMVDPEDKSLQAVVLCPTRELAIQVSSEIRKIGKYMHGIKTLPVYGGQPIDRQIKSLKSGVQIVIGTPGRIIDHINRKTLKLDKVKMVILDEADEMLDMGFREDIEMILNETPENRQTTFFSATMPKGILDLTKRFQKNPEHVRIVRKELTVPNIKQYYIETKAANKLEVLCRLVDVYNPKLSVVFCNTKRGADELVSDLQARGYFADALHGDLKQTQRDIVMDKFRNGTIDILVATDVAARGIDVDDVEAVFNYDLPQDEEYYVHRIGRTGRAGRNGVSFTFVFGKSMRKMKDIERYTKSKLEKHSIPSISDVEEKKVSLFFDQVKSTIEEGHLTKQVQWLENFCKEEDYDTLDIAAALVKLALGDQAKEEIIEESHSTGAESGMTRLFINIGRTQKVQAKDIVGAIAGEVGIPGKLVGTIDIYDKYTFVEIPKKHTRKVLDKMKNIKIKGNKVNIEKANNKRKSK; this is encoded by the coding sequence ATGAATATAGTTAAATTCGATGATTTACCAATAAATGAGAACATAAAAAAAGCTGTATTAGAAATGGGATTCGAGGAACCATCTCCAATACAAGTTCAAGCAATACCAAAAATAATTACTGGAGTAGATATTATAGGGCAAGCACAAACAGGTACGGGGAAAACAGCAGCATTTAGTATACCTATATTAGATATGGTAGACCCAGAGGACAAGAGTCTACAAGCGGTAGTTTTATGTCCAACAAGAGAATTAGCAATACAAGTTTCAAGTGAAATAAGAAAAATAGGTAAGTACATGCACGGGATAAAAACTTTACCTGTATATGGAGGACAACCTATAGACAGACAAATAAAGTCTCTTAAGAGTGGCGTTCAAATCGTTATAGGAACTCCAGGTCGTATAATAGACCATATAAATCGTAAGACTTTAAAGTTAGATAAAGTAAAAATGGTTATATTAGATGAAGCGGATGAAATGCTAGATATGGGATTCAGAGAAGACATTGAGATGATTTTAAATGAAACTCCTGAAAATAGACAAACGACTTTCTTCTCAGCTACTATGCCTAAGGGTATATTAGATTTAACAAAGAGATTCCAAAAGAATCCTGAGCATGTAAGAATAGTTAGAAAAGAACTTACAGTTCCTAATATAAAACAATATTATATAGAAACTAAAGCTGCTAATAAGTTAGAAGTATTATGCAGATTAGTAGATGTATACAACCCTAAATTATCAGTAGTATTTTGTAACACAAAAAGAGGTGCTGATGAATTAGTTAGTGATTTACAAGCAAGAGGGTATTTTGCAGATGCGCTACATGGAGATTTAAAGCAAACTCAAAGAGATATAGTTATGGATAAGTTTAGAAATGGAACTATCGATATCTTAGTTGCTACAGATGTTGCTGCTAGAGGAATAGATGTTGATGATGTAGAAGCTGTATTTAACTATGATTTACCACAAGATGAAGAGTACTATGTACACAGAATCGGAAGAACAGGAAGAGCTGGTAGAAATGGAGTATCATTCACTTTTGTTTTCGGAAAATCAATGAGAAAGATGAAAGATATAGAAAGATACACTAAATCTAAATTAGAAAAACATAGCATACCTTCAATATCAGATGTTGAAGAGAAAAAAGTAAGCTTATTCTTTGATCAAGTAAAATCTACTATAGAAGAAGGTCATTTAACAAAGCAAGTACAATGGTTAGAAAACTTCTGCAAAGAAGAAGATTATGATACTTTAGATATAGCTGCTGCTTTAGTTAAATTAGCTCTAGGTGATCAAGCAAAAGAAGAAATAATAGAAGAAAGTCATAGTACAGGTGCTGAGTCTGGAATGACTAGATTATTTATCAATATAGGTAGAACACAAAAAGTTCAAGCTAAAGATATAGTTGGGGCTATAGCTGGAGAAGTTGGAATACCAGGTAAATTAGTTGGGACTATAGATATATATGATAAATATACTTTTGTTGAGATACCAAAGAAACATACTAGAAAAGTTCTTGATAAAATGAAGAACATAAAAATAAAAGGAAACAAAGTTAATATAGAAAAAGCAAATAATAAGAGAAAAAGTAAATAA
- the sigF gene encoding RNA polymerase sporulation sigma factor SigF yields MGITANKEERKGLLSHEETLRLIHLVQNGDEEAKEILIESNLGLVRSVVSKFLNIGYERDDLFQLGSIGLIKSIYKFDPKFNVKFSTYAVPMILGEIKRYLRDDGMIKVSRSLKQVAIKAKTQTEVLTKKLGREPTIEEVAKVVGVDKEELVMALESNFSVEYLHGVIHEEEGAPICLIDKISLKGEDEEDKVIDNLLLKEVLGKLDKRERQIIMLRYFEDKTQSEIGELLNISQVQVSRIEKKVLSKLKTYIG; encoded by the coding sequence ATGGGGATAACTGCCAATAAAGAAGAAAGAAAGGGATTGCTTAGTCATGAGGAGACTTTAAGATTAATACATCTTGTACAAAATGGGGATGAAGAAGCAAAAGAAATACTGATAGAGAGTAATTTAGGGTTAGTTAGAAGTGTTGTATCTAAATTTTTAAATATAGGGTATGAAAGAGATGATTTATTTCAATTAGGGTCAATAGGACTTATAAAATCAATTTATAAATTTGATCCTAAATTTAATGTTAAATTCTCTACATATGCAGTACCTATGATTTTAGGAGAAATAAAAAGATATTTAAGAGATGATGGAATGATAAAAGTCTCGAGATCTTTAAAACAAGTAGCAATAAAAGCTAAAACTCAGACTGAAGTTCTGACTAAAAAATTAGGAAGAGAACCTACTATAGAGGAAGTAGCAAAAGTTGTAGGAGTAGATAAAGAAGAATTGGTTATGGCATTAGAATCAAATTTCTCTGTGGAATATTTACATGGAGTAATACATGAAGAAGAAGGAGCACCTATATGCCTAATTGATAAAATAAGTCTAAAAGGTGAAGATGAAGAAGATAAAGTTATAGATAATCTTTTATTAAAAGAGGTATTGGGAAAATTAGATAAAAGAGAAAGACAGATTATAATGCTTAGGTACTTTGAAGATAAGACTCAAAGTGAAATAGGAGAACTTTTAAATATATCTCAAGTACAAGTTTCTAGAATAGAGAAAAAAGTATTATCAAAACTAAAGACTTATATAGGATAA
- the spoVAE gene encoding stage V sporulation protein AE — translation MEYLKVFLVGGTICLIAQVLMDYFKLQTPYVMVTYVTSGVILSFLGVYQPIVEFGGSGATVPIIGFGYSLYNGVVKAIEQDGFMGIFTGGITATAGGITAAIFFGYIMAVVFTPKAKP, via the coding sequence ATAGAGTATCTTAAAGTGTTTTTAGTAGGCGGAACTATATGTTTAATTGCTCAGGTATTAATGGACTACTTTAAATTACAAACACCATATGTAATGGTTACTTATGTAACAAGTGGAGTAATATTAAGCTTTTTAGGTGTATATCAGCCTATTGTAGAGTTTGGAGGTTCTGGAGCAACTGTTCCTATAATAGGGTTTGGATATTCTTTATATAATGGAGTTGTTAAAGCAATAGAACAAGATGGATTTATGGGTATTTTTACAGGTGGTATAACTGCAACTGCAGGAGGCATAACAGCAGCTATATTTTTTGGATATATAATGGCCGTTGTATTTACCCCAAAGGCTAAGCCATAA
- the spoVAD gene encoding stage V sporulation protein AD, translating into MARNRIGKRTIKLENGPTIISTSSIVGPKEANGPLKEYFDMKLDDDLFGEKSWEFAESKMVQTVIENAIKNGNKSVDDIDYMIAGDLLNQLLSTSFAAREVNIPFLGVYGACSTMALSLSLGSMLVDGGFADLVVAATSSHYCTAERQFRFPLELGNQKPMTAQWTVTGSGCSLISSNGEGPKVKYITIGKVIDKGISDANNMGAAMAPAAIDTIYSYFVDTKDDPNSFDMIATGDLGKLGMQITIDLLKEKGLDISKVYTDCGVEIFNLDDQDVHCGGSGCGCSASVFNGYIYKMLKSKKFNKVMLVSTGALLSPTSTLQKESIPSVAHAVVIENE; encoded by the coding sequence GTGGCTAGAAATAGGATAGGAAAAAGGACTATTAAATTAGAGAATGGACCAACTATAATATCTACATCATCAATAGTGGGACCTAAAGAAGCGAATGGGCCTCTTAAAGAATATTTTGATATGAAGCTAGACGATGATTTGTTTGGAGAAAAAAGTTGGGAATTTGCAGAAAGCAAGATGGTTCAAACAGTTATAGAAAACGCCATAAAAAATGGAAATAAGTCTGTAGATGATATAGATTATATGATTGCTGGTGATTTATTAAATCAGCTTTTATCAACATCATTTGCAGCTAGGGAAGTAAACATACCATTTTTAGGAGTTTATGGAGCATGTTCTACAATGGCGCTGTCTTTATCATTAGGGTCGATGTTAGTTGATGGAGGATTTGCTGACTTAGTAGTTGCAGCGACATCAAGTCATTACTGTACTGCCGAAAGACAATTTAGATTTCCATTAGAATTAGGAAATCAAAAACCGATGACGGCACAATGGACAGTTACAGGATCTGGTTGCTCTTTGATATCTAGCAATGGAGAAGGACCAAAGGTTAAGTATATAACAATAGGAAAGGTAATTGATAAAGGGATAAGTGACGCAAATAACATGGGTGCAGCTATGGCTCCAGCTGCTATAGACACGATATACTCTTACTTTGTAGATACAAAAGATGATCCAAATAGTTTTGACATGATTGCAACAGGTGATTTAGGTAAATTAGGTATGCAAATAACTATAGACTTATTAAAAGAAAAAGGATTAGATATATCTAAAGTTTATACTGATTGTGGAGTAGAAATTTTTAATTTAGATGATCAAGATGTTCATTGTGGTGGAAGTGGATGTGGATGTTCAGCATCTGTTTTCAATGGATATATTTATAAAATGTTAAAATCTAAAAAATTTAATAAGGTTATGTTAGTTTCAACAGGGGCATTATTATCACCCACAAGTACATTGCAAAAAGAGAGCATACCTAGTGTAGCTCATGCTGTAGTTATAGAAAATGAATAG
- a CDS encoding transglycosylase domain-containing protein, with the protein MGNDNNDKNKIRRKKVSSSSTKPTASSRKSTKNSSQKTKSISKSSKKDKFKIFRTVGVTLLVMLVLGVAVSTALVFVALKDVEPVTKAALDKKVNTVTELLYSDGSLMGNPPTDNKKIPISIKDMPAHLQHALVSIEDERFYDHNGVDFKGLAKATLINIFTSSSPGGSTLDMQVSKNLLTSSEVSVVRKIKDIYYALEMDKTLNKNEVLELYLNSAYFGRGAIGVEAAANAYFNKHAKDLSVAESAMIVGITQNPNKYAAYNTAKLTGNETKDELKGKLKFYLKSDGFDEPTKVESDMVNKLYDWGLIPDDDTFRELKKGNMVCRKVELNPNAKKRQETVLMKMLELGYLTQEEHDKAVAEQINIQLPKPSKKPASSVEDLIETDVINSLITQGYTETEANTLYFNGGLKIRTTIDKNMQSDLETEFNNRGNFPGTEIGPDGIPQPQAAMVVLDYRTGKIKALIGGREIKARKVLNRATEPHQPGSTIKPLSVYTPAIDNGMNQADTFSDARGGYKFKENNKWNPKTTTSGSGDMTMRKALAYSSNTIAIKVAEQLGSTYNESVDVMLDYLKNFGLSDLKDGPGGADRTFPALTLGGMTKGASPLDMAAAYGTLANGGTYVEPITFTTVESSDGQVLIQNTPEEHKVVDPEVAYVLTDMLKAVITEGIGGAAKFGDMPVAGKTGTTNDNKDAWFVGYTPYYVGATYIGDDYRIDPTTKETIPRRGVSHGSGTSAKLWSKVMDKVHDGLDPIDFKKASNIEFYNINLLNGSIVPKGAYNAGMAAFIKGHIPTTHSSYTPPPETTTPPAEEENKPETETPSPENPTPENPNPGDNGNNGNNTGGNENNNPGTGTNPGAGGGNTGGGTGTNPGTGTGGGTTGGGTEVTPTPPQQGNNNQTSPTQTTQKPNTAAKPAA; encoded by the coding sequence ATGGGAAATGATAACAATGACAAAAACAAAATACGTAGAAAAAAAGTTAGCTCCTCTAGTACTAAACCTACTGCCTCGTCGAGGAAATCGACTAAAAACAGTAGTCAAAAAACTAAAAGTATTTCTAAATCTTCAAAAAAGGATAAGTTTAAAATATTTAGAACTGTAGGTGTTACACTTTTAGTTATGTTGGTATTAGGAGTTGCAGTTTCAACTGCACTAGTATTTGTAGCCTTAAAAGACGTAGAGCCTGTGACAAAAGCTGCTCTTGATAAAAAAGTTAATACAGTTACAGAACTTTTATATAGTGATGGATCTTTAATGGGAAATCCTCCGACAGATAATAAAAAGATTCCTATATCTATAAAAGATATGCCAGCTCATCTTCAACATGCACTTGTATCTATAGAAGATGAAAGATTTTATGATCATAATGGTGTAGATTTTAAAGGGCTTGCTAAAGCCACTCTTATAAATATATTTACATCTTCTTCTCCTGGAGGAAGTACTCTAGATATGCAGGTTTCTAAAAACTTACTTACTTCTAGTGAAGTGTCTGTTGTCCGTAAAATTAAAGATATTTACTATGCTTTAGAAATGGATAAGACACTTAACAAGAATGAAGTTTTAGAACTTTATTTAAATAGTGCATACTTTGGAAGAGGTGCTATAGGTGTTGAAGCTGCTGCAAATGCATACTTTAATAAACATGCTAAAGATCTTTCAGTTGCGGAATCAGCTATGATTGTTGGTATAACTCAAAATCCTAATAAATATGCAGCTTATAACACTGCAAAATTAACAGGTAATGAAACTAAAGACGAATTAAAAGGAAAATTAAAATTCTATTTAAAGAGTGATGGTTTTGATGAACCTACTAAAGTAGAATCAGATATGGTTAATAAACTTTATGACTGGGGTCTTATACCTGATGATGATACTTTTAGAGAATTAAAAAAAGGTAATATGGTTTGCAGAAAAGTCGAGTTAAACCCTAATGCTAAAAAAAGACAAGAAACAGTTTTAATGAAAATGTTAGAACTTGGTTACTTAACTCAAGAAGAACATGACAAAGCTGTTGCAGAGCAAATAAATATACAATTACCTAAACCATCTAAAAAACCAGCTTCGTCAGTTGAAGACCTTATAGAAACTGATGTTATAAATAGTCTTATAACTCAAGGATATACTGAAACTGAAGCTAATACATTGTACTTTAATGGTGGTCTAAAAATACGTACTACTATAGATAAAAATATGCAAAGTGACTTAGAAACTGAATTTAATAATAGAGGTAACTTCCCAGGTACTGAAATTGGACCTGATGGAATTCCTCAACCTCAAGCTGCCATGGTAGTTTTAGATTATAGAACAGGTAAAATAAAAGCTTTAATTGGTGGTAGAGAAATCAAAGCTAGAAAAGTTTTAAATAGAGCTACTGAACCACATCAACCTGGTTCTACTATAAAACCATTATCAGTTTATACTCCAGCCATTGATAACGGAATGAATCAAGCAGACACATTTAGCGATGCACGTGGCGGATATAAATTCAAAGAAAATAATAAATGGAACCCTAAAACTACTACATCTGGATCTGGTGATATGACAATGCGTAAAGCTTTAGCTTATTCATCAAATACAATAGCAATAAAAGTAGCTGAACAACTTGGTTCAACTTACAATGAAAGTGTTGACGTTATGCTTGATTACCTAAAGAACTTCGGATTATCTGATTTAAAAGATGGTCCTGGTGGAGCTGATAGAACATTCCCTGCTCTTACTCTAGGCGGTATGACAAAAGGAGCTTCTCCACTTGATATGGCTGCGGCTTATGGAACTTTAGCTAATGGGGGAACTTATGTTGAACCTATAACATTTACAACAGTTGAATCATCAGATGGTCAAGTGTTAATACAAAACACTCCAGAAGAACATAAAGTTGTAGACCCTGAAGTTGCATATGTTCTTACAGATATGCTTAAAGCTGTTATTACAGAAGGTATTGGTGGAGCTGCTAAATTTGGTGATATGCCTGTAGCTGGTAAAACTGGTACAACTAATGATAACAAAGATGCTTGGTTTGTTGGATACACACCTTATTATGTAGGTGCTACTTATATAGGTGATGACTATAGAATTGATCCAACTACAAAAGAAACTATCCCTCGTAGAGGTGTATCACACGGAAGTGGAACTTCTGCTAAATTATGGTCTAAAGTAATGGATAAAGTACATGATGGCCTTGACCCAATTGATTTTAAAAAAGCAAGTAATATAGAATTTTACAATATAAACTTATTGAATGGTAGTATAGTTCCTAAAGGAGCTTATAACGCTGGTATGGCTGCTTTCATAAAAGGACACATACCTACTACTCATTCTTCTTATACACCGCCACCAGAGACTACAACGCCTCCTGCAGAAGAAGAGAATAAACCTGAAACGGAAACTCCTTCTCCAGAAAATCCAACTCCAGAAAACCCTAATCCTGGAGATAATGGAAATAATGGCAACAATACTGGTGGTAACGAAAATAATAATCCAGGTACTGGTACTAACCCAGGAGCTGGCGGTGGAAATACAGGTGGTGGTACTGGAACTAATCCAGGTACAGGTACCGGTGGAGGAACAACAGGTGGTGGTACTGAGGTAACTCCTACTCCGCCTCAACAAGGTAATAACAACCAAACTTCACCTACTCAAACCACTCAAAAACCTAATACAGCAGCTAAACCAGCTGCATAA
- the spoIIAB gene encoding anti-sigma F factor, producing MNNIVEVKFSARSENESFARVIVASFAAKLDPTLDEIADIKTAVSEAVTNSIIHGYDEDETKFVNIRCEIEDREITITVEDTGNGIEDLDMAMQPLYTSKPELERSGMGFTVMESFMDKVTVSSKKGEGTKVIMKKKIDSSNIE from the coding sequence ATGAATAATATTGTGGAAGTAAAATTTTCGGCAAGATCAGAAAATGAAAGTTTTGCAAGGGTAATAGTTGCATCATTTGCAGCTAAGTTAGATCCTACATTAGATGAAATTGCAGATATAAAAACTGCGGTATCTGAAGCTGTAACTAATTCAATAATACATGGATATGATGAAGATGAAACTAAATTTGTTAATATAAGATGTGAAATAGAAGATAGAGAAATAACTATCACAGTAGAAGACACTGGAAATGGTATAGAAGATTTAGATATGGCCATGCAGCCATTGTATACATCGAAACCTGAATTAGAAAGATCTGGTATGGGATTTACCGTTATGGAAAGTTTCATGGATAAAGTAACTGTTTCTTCTAAAAAGGGCGAGGGAACTAAAGTTATTATGAAAAAGAAAATAGATTCATCTAATATAGAATAG
- the spoVAC gene encoding stage V sporulation protein AC, protein MDKNYKEYVDKISPKPTYAKNYILAFIVGGVICVIGQAINDVYMNFGLDKLKAAGATSMTLIFVGAFLTGLGVYDLIGKRAGAGSIIPITGFANSIVSPAMEYKREGYVMGVGANLFKIAGPVLVYGIGSSVLCGLIYYIIKFVI, encoded by the coding sequence ATGGATAAAAATTACAAAGAATATGTTGATAAAATAAGTCCTAAACCTACATATGCAAAAAATTATATATTAGCATTTATAGTAGGTGGAGTAATTTGTGTAATTGGACAGGCTATAAATGATGTTTATATGAATTTTGGACTAGATAAATTGAAAGCAGCTGGAGCAACATCTATGACTTTGATTTTTGTAGGTGCATTTTTAACAGGGTTAGGAGTGTATGACTTAATTGGCAAAAGAGCAGGAGCTGGATCTATTATTCCAATAACTGGATTTGCAAATTCTATAGTATCACCCGCTATGGAGTACAAAAGAGAAGGATATGTAATGGGTGTTGGAGCAAATTTATTTAAGATTGCAGGGCCTGTTTTAGTTTATGGAATAGGTTCATCTGTGTTATGTGGGTTAATATACTACATAATAAAATTTGTCATATAG
- a CDS encoding LL-diaminopimelate aminotransferase: MDFIDNKVSARLGGSSFFESNDKLYKFEKIKKITKDVKSKFPDVKLIDMGVGEPDKMADSSIVDILCVEAGKPENRFYSDNGIIEFQEAACRYLNSLYDLKNITPENIVHGIGSKPVLAMIPLCFINPGDICLMPSPAYQVLGTYSKFLGGEIYKLPLCPENNFYPDLDSIPEDIKKRSKLLYLNYPNNPTGQIATKEFYEHAVKFAKENDIMIVSDLAYGALTYGDATPLSILSVDGALDVCIEIHSLSKSFNMTGWRLAFVVGSKKAMQLYCAIKGHTDSGQFRAIQKSGAYALDNYHSLINLNKERYSRRFDLLVDVLNQVGFKTNRPEAGFYSYVKIPKGIKNGVRFNSAEEASLYILSHALVSTVPWDDCGSFLRFSVTYDANSLTDEINVMNELKRRLLSLNLEF, encoded by the coding sequence ATGGATTTTATTGACAACAAAGTTTCTGCCCGACTTGGTGGTTCATCATTTTTTGAAAGCAATGATAAACTCTATAAATTCGAGAAAATAAAAAAAATAACAAAAGATGTTAAATCTAAATTTCCTGATGTAAAACTTATCGATATGGGAGTTGGAGAACCTGATAAAATGGCTGATAGTTCTATTGTTGATATATTGTGTGTTGAGGCTGGAAAACCTGAAAATAGGTTTTACTCAGACAATGGAATTATTGAATTTCAAGAAGCTGCTTGTAGATATTTAAACAGTCTGTATGATTTGAAAAATATAACCCCTGAAAATATAGTTCATGGAATAGGCTCTAAACCAGTACTTGCTATGATTCCACTATGTTTCATAAATCCTGGGGATATATGTCTAATGCCCTCTCCTGCATACCAAGTACTTGGAACATATTCAAAATTTTTAGGTGGTGAAATTTATAAACTTCCTTTATGTCCCGAAAATAATTTTTATCCAGATTTAGACAGCATACCTGAAGATATAAAGAAAAGATCAAAACTTTTATATTTAAATTACCCAAATAACCCTACTGGTCAAATCGCAACGAAAGAATTTTATGAGCATGCAGTTAAATTTGCAAAAGAAAATGATATTATGATTGTTTCTGATTTAGCATATGGAGCTTTAACTTATGGAGACGCTACTCCTCTTAGCATATTGAGTGTCGATGGTGCCCTTGATGTCTGTATAGAGATTCATTCTCTTTCAAAATCATTTAATATGACTGGATGGAGGTTGGCATTTGTTGTCGGTTCTAAAAAAGCTATGCAACTATATTGTGCTATAAAAGGCCATACTGACTCTGGTCAATTTAGAGCTATTCAAAAATCAGGTGCTTATGCACTCGACAACTATCATAGCTTAATAAATTTAAATAAAGAAAGATATTCAAGAAGATTTGACTTGCTAGTTGATGTTTTAAATCAAGTGGGATTTAAAACAAATAGGCCTGAGGCTGGATTTTATTCTTATGTTAAAATACCTAAAGGAATTAAAAATGGAGTTAGATTCAACAGCGCTGAAGAAGCAAGTCTTTATATCCTTTCTCATGCTTTAGTGTCTACTGTTCCTTGGGATGATTGTGGAAGTTTTTTAAGATTTTCAGTTACCTATGATGCTAATTCTTTAACTGATGAAATTAATGTTATGAATGAACTTAAAAGAAGACTTTTATCTTTAAATCTAGAGTTCTAA
- the spoIIAA gene encoding anti-sigma F factor antagonist, with protein sequence MINFSLDNKNLKVEFLSKELDHHIANEVREEIDYVIQDKQIKNIVFDFKNMNFMDSSGIGVVIGRYKKISSEGGKVAVINLNSRVKKIFDLSGMNKIIQIHDTYEDALSSFLGGVANE encoded by the coding sequence ATGATAAATTTTTCTTTAGACAATAAAAACTTAAAAGTTGAGTTTTTAAGTAAAGAGTTAGACCATCATATTGCAAATGAAGTAAGAGAAGAGATTGATTATGTTATACAAGATAAGCAAATCAAGAATATAGTTTTTGATTTTAAAAATATGAATTTTATGGATTCTTCAGGTATTGGAGTAGTTATTGGTAGATACAAAAAAATATCTAGTGAGGGTGGAAAGGTAGCTGTAATTAATTTAAATTCAAGAGTAAAAAAGATTTTTGATTTATCTGGAATGAATAAGATCATACAAATTCATGACACTTATGAAGATGCTTTAAGTTCTTTTTTAGGAGGCGTTGCAAATGAATAA
- the tyrS gene encoding tyrosine--tRNA ligase has protein sequence MIEINEQLKIIKKGAAEIISEEDIVKKLEKSAKENKPLTIKLGLDPSAPDIHLGHTVVLRKMKAFQDLGHQVVIIIGDATGMIGDPTGKSAVRKQLSHDQVLENARTYQEQIFKILDREKTIVKFNSEWLQTMNFMDVANLASKYTVARMLERDDFKKRFASNQSISIHEFFYPLMQGYDSVAIKADIEMGGTDQKFNILMGRTLQKEYDQQPQIALLMPIIEGTDGVKKMSKSLGNYIGISEAPNDMYGKTMSIPDELIIRYFELVTDEHPDSIEAMKSDIEQDKVNPRDLKMKLAKEVVKLYHGEEKALEAEQYFKSVFQKKNIPDDIAEMGVSMEEAEEGLFFIPKIVTGLKLSPSTSESRRLLKQGGIKLNGEKVENDKIALQTGDIIQVGKRKFAKIIINK, from the coding sequence ATGATTGAAATAAATGAGCAATTGAAGATAATTAAAAAAGGGGCAGCTGAAATAATCTCTGAAGAAGATATTGTTAAAAAGTTAGAAAAATCGGCAAAAGAAAATAAGCCATTAACAATAAAGTTAGGATTAGATCCTTCTGCGCCAGATATTCACTTAGGACATACTGTTGTTTTAAGAAAAATGAAAGCATTCCAAGATTTAGGACATCAAGTAGTTATAATAATAGGTGATGCAACAGGTATGATAGGAGATCCAACTGGAAAGTCAGCTGTTAGAAAGCAACTATCTCATGACCAAGTTTTAGAAAATGCAAGAACATATCAAGAGCAAATATTTAAAATATTAGACAGAGAAAAAACAATAGTAAAATTCAATAGCGAGTGGTTACAAACTATGAATTTCATGGATGTTGCTAACTTAGCATCTAAGTATACTGTTGCGAGAATGTTAGAAAGAGATGATTTCAAGAAAAGATTTGCTTCAAATCAATCTATATCAATACATGAATTTTTCTATCCATTAATGCAAGGATATGATTCAGTAGCAATAAAAGCTGATATAGAAATGGGAGGAACAGACCAAAAGTTTAATATATTAATGGGACGAACTCTTCAAAAAGAGTATGATCAACAGCCTCAGATTGCTTTATTAATGCCTATAATAGAAGGTACTGATGGAGTTAAGAAGATGAGCAAATCACTAGGCAATTATATTGGTATAAGCGAAGCTCCTAATGATATGTATGGAAAAACAATGTCTATTCCAGATGAATTAATAATAAGATATTTTGAGTTAGTTACAGATGAACATCCTGACTCAATAGAAGCTATGAAGTCTGATATAGAACAAGATAAAGTAAATCCAAGAGACTTAAAAATGAAATTAGCTAAAGAAGTTGTAAAACTATACCATGGAGAAGAAAAAGCATTAGAAGCAGAGCAATATTTTAAATCTGTATTCCAAAAAAAGAATATTCCAGATGATATAGCTGAAATGGGAGTTTCTATGGAAGAGGCTGAAGAAGGTTTATTCTTTATACCAAAGATAGTTACAGGATTAAAGCTTTCTCCATCTACAAGTGAATCTAGAAGATTATTAAAGCAAGGTGGAATAAAGCTTAATGGTGAAAAAGTTGAAAATGACAAAATAGCTTTACAAACTGGAGATATAATACAAGTAGGAAAAAGAAAATTTGCAAAAATAATAATTAACAAGTAA